Within the bacterium genome, the region CCACGGTGAAGGTGCGGGACGGCGACGGCCTGTTCGTCGGGCGGGGGACGAGCACCGACGTCCTGGAGGCCAGCGCCAAAGCCTATCTCGCCGCGATCAACAAGCTCATTTACGAGCGCCAGCACTGGATGAGCAATACCTACGGGTAGACGGCGATGCCGAACGCCGGGCGCATCGCGCTCTACGATACCACGCTGCGGGACGGCACCCAGGGCGCCGGCATCACGCTGTCCGCGGACGACAAGCTCCGGATCGCCGAGCACCTCGACGCCTTTGGGGTGGACTACATCGAGGGCGGCTGGCCGGGCAGCAACCCGAAAGACATGGAGTTCTTCGAGCGCGCCCGCGGACGGGCGTGGCGGCACGCGCGTCTGACGGCGTTCGGCAGCACGCGCCGCCCCGGGACTTACGCCGAGCATGACGAGAACCTCAACCTGCTCCTCGCCGCGGGGACGCCGGCCGCGGCGCTGTTCGGGAAGTCGTGGGACCTGCACGTACGCGAGGCGCTCCGGACGACGCCCGAGGAGAACCTCGCCATGATCGAGGAGTCCGTCCGGTTCCTCCGCTCGCGCGGCATCGAGGTCGTCTACGACGCGGAGCATTTCTTCGACGGCTGGAGGGCCAACCCCGACTACGCGCTCGCTACGCTCCGCGCCGCCGAGCGCGCGGGGGCGTCCGTGGTGGTCCTGTGCGACACGAACGGCGGCCGCCTGCCGCGCGAGATCCAGGCCGGCGTCGCCGCGGCCCGCCGCGCGGTCGAGGGACCGCTCGGCATCCACGCGCACAACGACGGCGAGCTCGGCGTCGCCAATACCCTCGTGGCCGTGGACGCGGGGTGCGTGCACGTGCAGGGCACGATCAACGGCATCGGGGAGCGCTGCGGCAACGCGAACCTCGTCTCGATCATCCCCAACCTGCAGCTCAAGATGGGGTACCGCTGCGTGGCCGAGGACCAGATTGTGCGGCTCGGGGAGGTCTCGCGCTACGTCGCCGAACTGGCGAACATGGCCGCCGACGAGTACCAGCCGTTTGTGGGGATGAACGCGTTCGCGCACAAAGGCGGCGTGCACGTCAGCGCGGTGATGGCCCACCCGCCGACCTACGAGCACATCGCCCCGGAGGCCGTGGGGAACGCGCGGCGCGTCGTCGTGAGCGACCTGTCGGGCCGCGCCAACGTCCTGTATAAAGCGAAGGAGATGGGCATCGACCTGTCGCGCGACCGGCCCGAGATCCGCGAGATCCTGGCCGAGCTGAAGCGGCTCGAACACGAGGGGTACCAGTTCGAGGCGGCGGAGGCGTCGTTCGAGCTGCTGATGCGCCGGATCATGGGGCAGCACCGGCCGTCGTTTGCGCTGCTCGGCCTGCGCGTTACGGTCGAAAAGCGCGGCGGCGTCTGCGCGGCGGAGGCGACCATCAGGGTGGCGGTGGACGGCCAGGAAGAGCACACCGCGGCGGAGGGTGACGGCCCGGTGCACGCGCTCGACCGGGCGCTGCGCAAGGCCCTGGGCCGGTTCTATCCCGCGATCCAGCGCGTGCGCCTGACCGACTACAAGGTGCGCGTCCTGAACGCGGATGCCGCCACCGCCGCCCGCGTCCGGGTCCTCATCCAGTCGACCGACGGGGTCCGGACCTGGGGCACGGTCGGCGTCTCGGAGAACGTCGTCGAGGCCTCGTGGCAAGCGCTGGTCGACAGCCTCGAGTTCGTGTTGCTGCGCGAGCCCGGCGCGCACGGCGTGGGGTCGGCGGCGGGGACGGCTGGCGAGAGCATGCCTTCGTGACCGCGCGGGCCATGCAGGTCGCGGTCGTCCCCGGCGACGGGATAGGTCGCGAAGTCATCGCCGAGGCCGTTCGGGTCCTGCGGGAAACCGGCCGCCGGTTCGAGATCACGCTGTCATTCGAGCAGGGCATCGCCGGCGGCGCGGCGATCGATGCGCGCGGCACGCCGATTCCGGACGAGACGATCGCGCTGTGCGCCCGCTCCGACGCCATCCTGCTCGGCGCCTGCGGCGGTCCCAAATGGGACCGGGGACCGCGCCACCTGCGCCCGGAGCAGGCGTTGTTCACCTTGCGGCGGCGGTTCGGCCTGTACGCGAACTTGAGACCGGCCGTGGTGCGCGGCCCGCTCGTGGGAGCGTCGCCGCTCCGCCGCGAGCTCGTCGAGGGTCTGGACCTCCTCATCATCCGGGAGTTGACCGGGGGCTTGTATTTCGGCCCGCAGTCGCGCGCCGGCGAGGGCGAGGAGCTCACCGCGCAGGACACGCTGCCGTACTCCGCCGGGGAGATCCGCCGCGTCGTGCGGGCGGCGTGCCGGATCGCCCGCACACGCCCCCGGCGCAAGGTGACTTCCGTCGACAAGGCCAACGTGCTGGAAACCTCGCGGCTCTGGCGGGACGTCGCGACGGAGGTCGGCCGCGAGTTTCCGGACGTCGCCCTGGACCACATGCTGGTCGACAACTGCGCGATGCAATTGGTGCGCGACCCGCGGCAGTTCGACGTCGTCGTCACGGACAACATGTTCGGCGACATCCTGAGCGACGAGGCCGCCGGCGTGATGGGGTCGCTCGGGCTCATGCCGTCGGCGAGCCTCGGCGACGCGCCGCCGGGGCTGTTCGAGCCCGTTCACGGCACCGCGCCCGACATCGCCGACCGCGGCATCGCCAATCCGCTCGCGGCGATCCTGACCGGTGCGCTGTTGCTCCGGTACGGCGCCGAACACGAAGCCGCGGCGTCGGCGATCGAGACGGCCGTGATCAAGGCGCTCGAAGACGGCTGCCGGACGGCCGACATGGCCGGGAGCGGCCCGGCGCTCGGGACGGCCGCGATGACCGACGCCGTCCTCGCGCGCCTCTCCTGAACGCGCGCACATCCCGGTTCACCCCGGAGGGCCGGCCGTGCTCGAGCTGCGACCCAATTGTGAATGCTGCGGGAAGGACCTGCCGCCGTCGGCTCCCGACGCGATGATTTGCTCGTTCGAATGCACGTTCTGTCGCGAGTGCGCGGAACACACCCTCGCGGGCCGGTGTCCGAATTGCGGAGGGAATCTCGTCCCGCGCCCGATCCGCCCCGCCGCCAAGACGGCGGAGTACCCGGCGTCGACCGTGCGTGTCGTCAAACCGCAGGGGTGCCGGCAGGCGGCCACGGCCGGCTAGAGCCGGCCGGCCGGGCGTTTCGGTAGTGGCGGCGTGAAGGCCGTCACTATCGAGAACAGAGCCTCCGGATCGTCTATACTAAAGGTGGGTAGTCGCCGTCGGTGAGGACCCGATCGCAACAACGGCGGCGCCGGGCCGGCCGCAAACGCGAACAAAGCCCCGTGGAACGAGGGGAACCAGCATGCGGAGATGGTGGCAGACCCTCCCGGGCATATTGAAGGCGGCAGCCACCCTGATCACGGCCGTAACGGGCCTTATCGTTGGCTTGCATCAAGCCGGGATGTTTCCGGGCGGCGGAGGTGGTTCGGGAACGCCGCGGGCGGGTTCAACAGTTCCCGCTGCCCCCGACTCAACCACGACCCCCGCTCCCCCCGTGATCTCCGCCTCGTCTGCGCGGTACGCCGTCACGTTTCCGGCGGGAGCCGAAGCGACCGCCGGGGCGGGAGCTTACAAGATCTTGCAGGCCCGCGTGGCCCCCCGGTCGTTCGATCAGGTCACCGTGACATTCAAGGTCCGCGTCACGGGTGTGCGATACCCCGGCCTGAACTTTTTCGGAAATGATTTCCGCCTGATTGTGGATGACGTGCCGCGCGAGCCCGAGGACGCTCCGAACCTTATTGTCGGTCTGCAGAGTTCCAAAGAGGGAGATGTGGTATTCGTGATCGACGCCGCCGCCAAGCATTTGGTGCTTCAGGTGGGCGAGGTCGGACATGAGACGTCCCCGATCCCCCTGGCGCTCACACAGGCGAAACCATAGCGTGCTTGGCGCCTGACGCCGCGTCGAGCGTACGTGGGGGGGCGTCACCCGCAACCGGCGTTTCGGTAGTGTCCTAAAAATTAGGACACTACCCGGCGTTTCGCTTCGCTTGCATTTGCCCGTGCGGCGGGCCTACAATCGTGTCGTGCGCACGGATTTCGCCTCTTGACGATGGCCGCCGCCGCCGCGATCGCCCTGGGCTACGGGCTGGCGACGCTCGCCGTCGCGGGCCGCGGCCGGTTTTGGCGCCCGTGGCTGCTCGTGGCCTTCGCGGCCGGCGGCATCGCATTCCCGCTCACGGTCTTCCTTACAGCGTCCATCCAGTTCTTGCTGTCCACCGCCTTCGGGTGGGGTCCCGACGCGATCGCGATGACGTTTGGCGCGGGAATCGTCGGCGTCCTCGTGACCGCGGCCGTCAACGAGGTGTTCACCCTGGCCGCGGCGTTGCTCGTGTGGACGTGGTCACGCGAGCACAGCGCGGTGCGCGTCGGCGCAGCGGCGGGAGCCGGGTTCGCGGCGGTCGGCGCGTACCAGGTCATTCATCTGGCGCTGATGGCGCGCGCGCTGCCGATCAGTTCGGCCTCGACGTTCCTGGTTTCCCTGATTCAGCAACTGGCGTTCGTCGCCGTGAACAGTGCATCGACCGCGCTGGCGGCGTTCGGCATGATGCGGCGGCGCGCCGGTGTGTATCTCTGCACCGCGATCTTCGTCCAGACCGTCTTTCTCGCCTTCGGCCTGCTGTATGAGCTGCGCGCATACTCCAATCTGGTCTGGACCGTTCTCGACGTCATCGTCGTCGCCGCGCTGGTCGCCGGAGTGCTGGTCCTCGACCGGCGGGACCCGGAGGACGCCGCGCTCGCTTCCGCAGCCTGACGAGACCGCCGCCCGCACGCGGGCCGCGGACGGGTGGCGCGCCCTTCGTGCGTTTTTTGCGGAGGGCGCACGCCATCTGCCGGACGCGATTGCCGCGTTCGAGGACGCCGAGCGGTGGCTGCGCCGGGCCGGGCCCGATTCCACCGGTGCATCGGTCGCGGATCGCGAGGCGGTGCTGCTCGGGCTCTCCATTGCGCTGCGCCTGCGGCGCGGGGCCGACGACGTCCGGCGGGCGATCGTGCTCGTGCAGGAACTGTTAAACATCGTGCGCCGCCGGTCGGGGGAAGCGGCCGCGGTGCCGTTGCGCGCGTATCTCGAGGACGCGTACCGCGATCTGGCGGAGGCGACGGAGGGCGACGAGGCGGTGCGCGCCGCCGAGGAGGGGATCGAGGCGTGCGACCGGACGCTGGCGCTCGCCCGGCGGTTTCACCTGGACGACGACGTTCCCCACGCGCGAGCCGTGAAGGCGCTGCTGCTTCGGCGGCTCGGCGCCGTGCGGCCGGGGGCCGATGTCCGGTCCCTGTCTCGAGAGGCCGACCGGCTTACCGCGGCCGCCTTCTCGGGGTGGCCGGCGCGGGATGCGGAGGGACTGGCGGCGTTCCAGGCGGACGTGGCGATGGCGCTCGTGGCCGGGGAGCCGCCTCGAAGGGCGGCGATCGACCGGGCCGACGACCTGCTGCGCCGGACTGCACGGGCCGTGCCCGCCGGGAACCGATACCTCGCCGCGCGGGTGGCCCGGGCGCGCGCCCGCGTGGCCATCGCGGCCGGCCGGCCCGACGCGCTCGAAGCGGTCGCCGAGGCGGCCGCCGCGCTGCGCGATCTCGGCCTGGCCGGCGAGGCGGAGGAGGTGGAGCACTGGCTCTGACCGAACTCCGCCCGCAGTTTCACGCATCAGCGCATCAGAGAACACGGGCGCATGGGGAAGAGCGCATGAACGATCGCGGGCGAGGCCGCCGGCGCGAACGCGCGGTGGTGAACCCCAAGCTGCGGGGCCGGGACACCGACGCCCTCTTTCGGGCGGTGCTGCAGCTCCGCACCGCCGACGAGTGCTACCGGTTCTTCGAAGATCTCTGCACCATCGGGGAGTTGAAGGCGCTGGCGCAGCGGTTCGCCGTGGCGCGGATGCTCGCCGACGGCCGGACGTACGAGCAGGTCGCCGAGGGGACCGGCGCCTCGTCGGCCACGATCAGCCGCGTCAGCCGGTTCCTGACGTACGGCGCGGACGGCTACGCGCTCGTGCTGGACCGGCTCCGGCGGCACGGCCGCACCGCCGGGCATCGTGAAGCCTAGCCGTCGGCTGTTCCTCGCGGCGGTCGCCGCGGCGTTCTGGGTCGCGGCTGCCGGGTTCTCCGTCGCGCGGGCGGACACGCTCGACGATCGCGTCTACGCCGTGGCGAGGCAACTCATGTGCCCGGTCTGCGCGGGACAAACCGTCGCGGAGAGCGACTCCGCGGTGGCCCGCGACATGCGCGACGTCATCCGCGCGAAGCTCCAGGCCGGCGAAACACCGGCCGCCATCCTGAAATTCTTCGTCGGCCAGTTCGGCGAAGGGGTGCTCGCCGAGCCGCCCCGCCGCGGGCTTTCGCTGCTCTTGTATCTCGGTCCGCCGGCCGGGGTGGTC harbors:
- a CDS encoding DUF1272 domain-containing protein, producing the protein MLELRPNCECCGKDLPPSAPDAMICSFECTFCRECAEHTLAGRCPNCGGNLVPRPIRPAAKTAEYPASTVRVVKPQGCRQAATAG
- a CDS encoding YerC/YecD family TrpR-related protein; the encoded protein is MNDRGRGRRRERAVVNPKLRGRDTDALFRAVLQLRTADECYRFFEDLCTIGELKALAQRFAVARMLADGRTYEQVAEGTGASSATISRVSRFLTYGADGYALVLDRLRRHGRTAGHREA
- a CDS encoding cytochrome c-type biogenesis protein CcmH → MKPSRRLFLAAVAAAFWVAAAGFSVARADTLDDRVYAVARQLMCPVCAGQTVAESDSAVARDMRDVIRAKLQAGETPAAILKFFVGQFGEGVLAEPPRRGLSLLLYLGPPAGVVAGLAIAVLCIRWWTVRAGAPSGGPPASGGETPGTVADGADPGGGLRPGPEQPPADWELARLARELEARDRL
- the cimA gene encoding citramalate synthase; translation: MPNAGRIALYDTTLRDGTQGAGITLSADDKLRIAEHLDAFGVDYIEGGWPGSNPKDMEFFERARGRAWRHARLTAFGSTRRPGTYAEHDENLNLLLAAGTPAAALFGKSWDLHVREALRTTPEENLAMIEESVRFLRSRGIEVVYDAEHFFDGWRANPDYALATLRAAERAGASVVVLCDTNGGRLPREIQAGVAAARRAVEGPLGIHAHNDGELGVANTLVAVDAGCVHVQGTINGIGERCGNANLVSIIPNLQLKMGYRCVAEDQIVRLGEVSRYVAELANMAADEYQPFVGMNAFAHKGGVHVSAVMAHPPTYEHIAPEAVGNARRVVVSDLSGRANVLYKAKEMGIDLSRDRPEIREILAELKRLEHEGYQFEAAEASFELLMRRIMGQHRPSFALLGLRVTVEKRGGVCAAEATIRVAVDGQEEHTAAEGDGPVHALDRALRKALGRFYPAIQRVRLTDYKVRVLNADAATAARVRVLIQSTDGVRTWGTVGVSENVVEASWQALVDSLEFVLLREPGAHGVGSAAGTAGESMPS
- the leuB gene encoding 3-isopropylmalate dehydrogenase, whose protein sequence is MQVAVVPGDGIGREVIAEAVRVLRETGRRFEITLSFEQGIAGGAAIDARGTPIPDETIALCARSDAILLGACGGPKWDRGPRHLRPEQALFTLRRRFGLYANLRPAVVRGPLVGASPLRRELVEGLDLLIIRELTGGLYFGPQSRAGEGEELTAQDTLPYSAGEIRRVVRAACRIARTRPRRKVTSVDKANVLETSRLWRDVATEVGREFPDVALDHMLVDNCAMQLVRDPRQFDVVVTDNMFGDILSDEAAGVMGSLGLMPSASLGDAPPGLFEPVHGTAPDIADRGIANPLAAILTGALLLRYGAEHEAAASAIETAVIKALEDGCRTADMAGSGPALGTAAMTDAVLARLS